The nucleotide sequence TTGCAGTGACAGGCCACGGTCCACACGATGCAGCCACCGTATGCCAGGAGCGCCACGCCGCTCACCACGAAGCCGGCCTGCACGAACAGGGCGCTGCCCGCCAACCGCCCCATCTCGGACGCCATGAGCGTGGCGACCACCGCGAAGCAGGCGACCATGACCCAGGAGAGGCGTCGGCCCGTCTCGCGGGTGCCGGCGGGGAAGAACGTGCCCTTCCTCGTGTGCTCGGGCCGGGCCACGAGGAACTGCCAGCGACCGTTCCATAATTGGACGGCCAGCAGGGCCGACGCGACGAGCAGCGCGATCCCCACCGCGAAACGGACGATCTCCATAGCGCATCCTCCTTGCTCTGTCGCGCCTGCCCGACGGCCGAGCGCCGGGCAGGCTGCGATCCCTATACGGCGAGAACGACGCCGCTCGCGAAGATG is from Gordonibacter urolithinfaciens and encodes:
- a CDS encoding lipocalin encodes the protein MEIVRFAVGIALLVASALLAVQLWNGRWQFLVARPEHTRKGTFFPAGTRETGRRLSWVMVACFAVVATLMASEMGRLAGSALFVQAGFVVSGVALLAYGGCIVWTVACHCKVHGRPYFAGGSSRLVVTLAATCIVLTALSLLFA